The genomic window ATTTAATTTTAGAATCTTTCAAAATCCATAGAAAACTAAAAAGATTCTACATATAAAAAACTGGAGCCCATAAGCGGGATTGAACCGCCGACCTCTTCCTTACCAAGGAAGTGCTCTGCCGCTGAGCTATATGGGCATATTAATGTAATACTTTAATGGGATAATCTTAACTTATTAGTAAGCAAAGTGAAGATTCAGCTCCCAGTATGGAGCGGGAAACGGGGCTCGAACCCGCGACCCTCAGCTTGGAAGGCTGATGCTCTAGCCAACTGAGCTATTCCCGCAAACTTACAAAAAAATTATTTCAGCTACCACCTCACCGCAATTCTTATAATCTCACACATAATTTTGCAAAGTGGTGGTGAGTCGTGGATTCGAACCACGGAAGTCGGAGACAGCAGATTTACAGTCTGCCCTCGTTGGCCACTTGAGTAACTCACCAAAAATAATCAAAAACTGGTCAAACACTGAAAGCGATACCGCTAGAGTGTAAAATGGAGCTGGTTAAGGGACTTGAACCCCCGACCCTCTGCTTACAAGGCAGATGCTCTACCAACTGAGCTAAACCAGCATTATAGATAAAAAAGTTGCAATTATATAGATTTCATCTTGCTTTGTCAAGAGAAAACCCTCTAAAACTTGCCTTTCTCATTTTATTTCACATTTTTTGCATCATCATAACTTTTTATTTTTGCTTTTTTTGCCTTGCATTAAAGTTTAAGCATTCGCATTAAATTTAGATAATATTATGAAGCTATAAATCTCAAAAAGGCTCATAACAATGAATGATTTGTTTTCTCTTATTGAAATTGTTGGAATGTTTGCCCTACTTTTTACTTTTCCATCATTTCTCATCAATATCTTCTTATTGCTCATTCCGAATTTTAAAAATATTATCAACTCATCGTTTATTCATGGTGGATTTGCTGGCATAGCAGTGGGTGGAATGATTGGCTTAACTCTAATTTATATCCCCGCGTGAAATTATTGATGTTGATTTTTTAAGAATCTATGCAATAGGCTTTGTGAGCTCCCTATGGATTCTTATCCCACATATATTAATATTTTTGTTAAATAAAAGGCAAAAAAAATTAAATGCTGACTCTCTTTTTAGTGGGGCTTGTTTATTATACTCTATTGAAATTTTAGCTGCATTTGCACTCTTAAATAAATCTTTCCATTAAGTGAATATTTGTTTATAATTACGCAAATTATAAACAAAGGAGATTAATGGGAAATTTGGCTTTTTTAGCTTATGTAATTATTTTTTTAAGTATTGTAGGCACAATTAGTATAATAGCAATGTGCATTACATTATTTTATGCACATAGAATCAGAAAACATATAAATAGATATTTTTTTACTTTTGCTTATGCCAGTTTAACAGGGTGTATGATAGGTAGCGTAATTGGGGTAGGTATAGTGATCGGATTGGAAATGATTGATGTGCTAATGCTAAAAGCAAAAGCTGCTATGGTAATGTTAGAAGATTTGAGATTCTCTATTCCTTTTATATCTTTAGTAAGCATTATTTGTGCTGCTCCGACCTTTATTATCTTATCTCTTATTATCTATCGTAAAAATACTCATTCTGCCATAATGCCCTCCTCTAAAAAACAAGTCTTCACTTTTGGGTTTTTATCTTTTAGTATTTTGAGTTTTCTAATGTGGTTTGCTTCAATGCTAACAATAGATGTTATCTTTAAATAATTGTGGAAATAGTGGCCGGGAGAGAGGGATTCGAACCCCCGGAGGTGTTACCCTCAACGGTTTTCAAGACCGCCGCTTTCAACCGCTCAGCCATCTCCCGAATCTGTGAAAAAAAGAAGTATATAGAATCTAAAATCCAAAGTCTATTTTTGGAGGCGACACCCAGATTCGAACTGGGGAATCAAGGCTTTGCAGGCCCATGCCTTACCACTTGGCTATGTCGCCACACTTTTTCAAGTATGGGTGGTGCCCGAGACCGGACTTGAACCGGTACAGACGCAATGTCCGAGGGATTTTAAGTCCCTTGTGTCTACCAATTTCACCACCCGGGCTTCACTCGCAAATCAAACAAAAATAAAGCCCTTAAAAAACATCAAAAAGCTTTAAAAATGATTGTGTGTAGTCGAAAGCTTAAAGTATAAAAATCTAAAAAATGGAGCGGGAGACGGGGATCGAACCCGCGGCCCCAACCTTGGCAAGGTTGTGCTCTACCACTGAGCTACTCCCGCACAGACTTTTAAGGTGGTAATTCTACCAACGCTTTATTAAAAAATCAAGGGCAAAAGTCAAAAACATAGCAAAAAGTTATTATTTTACTATATAATTCCCGCCACATAAGAGTGGTGGTGATATGCAAAAGCCCTAATCTCGCCCAAAACTCACAAATTTTTGGGTAGTGTGAGGGTAGTATATTTTGCTTACATTTTACACATTGTGGATTTTAGAACAACAACACTTTAAGGAGGCTGTGTGCTTAACCATTTTGAAAGTTATCCCTTTGAGAAGCTCCGCGCCCTCCTCGCAAATGCCACCCCACCAGAAAATTGCGAAATTTTTACCCTCACTATTGGAGAGCCTCAATTTCCCACTCCGACAAATATTATAGAATCTTGGCGGCAAAACGCACATTTACTCAACAAATATCCCAAATCAAGCGGCGAAGATGAGCTAAAAAACGCGCAGATTCAATTCCTTAACAAACGCTACAATCTCGCGCTTAGCTCACATCAAATTATCCCCACCTTTGGCACACGCGAAGTGCTTTTCAACTTCCCGCAGTTCTATCTCTATGATATGCCAAGCCCTACCATTGCTTATCCTAATCCTTTTTATCAAATCTATGAGGGCGCAGCTATTGCTGCAAAAGCACAAATAATTCTTATGAATCTCACAGAGCAAAATAACTTTACACCCTCACTCACAGCAAAAGATCTTGAGAAAGTCCATTTAGTTATTCTTAATTCTCCTAATAACCCCACAGGTAGAATACTAGATATGCAAGCACTTAAAGAATGGGTAAAAAAAGCACTTGAATATGATTTTGTGATTATAAATGATGAATGTTATAGTGAAATTTATGAGAGCTCTCCTCCTCCGAGCATTCTCCAAGCCTCAATCCAAGCAGGAAATGCACAATTTAAAAATATTATTGCCCTTAATTCTATTTCCAAACGCTCCTCTGCTCCGGGTTTGCGTAGCGGTTTTATCGCCGGAGATGCTGAAATTTTAAAAGCCTACAACCTCTATCGCACTTATCTGGGCTGCGCACTGCCATTACCTTTGCAAAAAGCTGCTGCCGTAGCGTGGAAAGATATGCAAACTCCTGAATCTATCCGACACATTTATGCTAAAAATCTCGCCTTAGCGAGGGAGATTTTAGAACTAAGCACAGGGCAAATCAGCCCTTATACCTTTTATGTATGGCTTAAAGTTGATAATGATGAGGCATTTTGCAAATTCGCCTATGAGAAAAAAGGAGTGCTTACTCTGCCAGGTAGTTATTTAGGCAGGGAGAATCAAGGTAAAGGCTATGTAAGAATCGCCCTTGTGTATGATAATAATACAACAAAAAAAGCACTTCTTGCCCTTAAAGAAGCAATCAAACTTTATAAACAGGAGCATAAATGAAAATACATTTCATAGGCATTGGCGGTATTGGTATTTCAGGCTTAGCCAAATATCTCCGCGCACAAGGCATAGAAGTGAGTGGCTCGGATATTGCAGAGGGAAATGCCACAAAATACCTCCGCGCACAAGGTGTGCCTATTCATATTCCTCATAGTGCTGCTGCTATTACCAATCAAGATGTAGTAATTCATTCAGCTATCATTAAGCCTGATAATATTGAAGTGCAAGAGGCAATAAAAAAAGGTATTAAAGTCCTTTCACGCAAAGAAGCCATTGCTTCTATTCTTAAAGAAAAACGCGTCTTTAGCGTATGTGGCGCACACGGCAAATCTACAACAAGCGCAATCTTAAGTGCGATTCTTCCACAATTTGGTGCAATTATTGGTGCAGATTCTAAAGAGTTTGGCTCAAATGTGCGTGAAACGAAAAGTGAAAGCATTGTTTTTGAAGCTGATGAATCTGATAAAAGCTTTTTAAACTCAAATCCTTATTGTGCGATTATCCCAAATGCCGAGCCAGAGCATATGGAGAGCTATAATCACGACTTAAAGGAATTTTATGGCGCATATTATGAATTCATTTGTAAAGCAAAAAAACGCATTTTAAACCTAAGCGACCCTTATTTGCAAAGCCTTACAGGTATAGAATCTATCACGCTTTGCCCTGATAAAGACATTAAAGACATACGCTTTAATCTCCATAATGATGAACCTCAAACAACTTTTAGCCTTAAAAATTATGGGGAGTTTAGTGTATGGGGTTTTGGAGAGCATATGGCGCAAAATGCAAGTTTGGCAATTTTATGCGCGCTTGATGAGCTAGGAGATTCTGCCCTACCCCAAATTAAAGAGAATCTTAAAAACTTCAAAGGTATCAAAAAGCGATTTGATATTCTCACTAAAGGCGCAACAACAATTATCGATGATTACGCCCACCACCCCACAGAAATTCTCGCTACACTCAAAAGCGTAGCGATTTATAACTCGCTTAAACCTCATAATAAAGTCATTGCCATTTGGCAACCTCATAAATACTCGCGTGTGCTTGATAATCTGCAAGCTTTTATAGATTGCTTTCATAATGCGTGTGATGAACTTGTGATTTTACCTGTATGGAAAGCAGGTGAAGCACATATAGACATTGATTTTGCTTCACTTTTTGCACATTATAATCCCACCTTTGCCACACATCTTAAACGCGAAAATTCTCAAATCCACCTCTATGATGGAGATAATCTCATTAAAACTTTGCAAAATGCACTTATTATTGGGCTTGGCGCAGGAGATATTACTTATCAATTACGAGGAGAAAAATAATGGGCTATGTTATCTTTTTACTCACATTACTCCTTTTTGTCCTTATTTTTGTGCTTCTTGCTCGATATAAAGAGCATATCTCACGTCAAAGTAAAATCATTATCGGTGTGTGTTTTTTAGCACTTGCCGTGCTTATTGGTATCTACAATCTCGTGCAAGAAGATGAGAGTGAAAAGCTGAATGCAATAAAGGGTGCATTTTTGCGTGGGATACCTATTGTGTGTAATTATCAGGGTAAGGAGATTGGCATTAGCGCAAAGGATTTTAACCTAAGCAATGGCACGATGAGCTTTCAGGGCAAAAATAATGCTTCTTTTACACACATTGTGATTCCATTACAAGAATGCAAGACAAAAAACACAGAGCAAAATATAGAATCTTCACAGACACAAGAAAGCGAAAGTAAAAGTATAGGTGAGGATTCACAAGATTCTATAAAGGCTAAAGATTTATAGCTATAATGCCAACACAAGAATATCAAACACTCATCACAAGGCTTGATTTATCCGCCTTTTTAGAGCAGTTTCAAGCATATTTCGCGCGGACAAAAGGCTTTATTTTTAATGGAGACAGGCAGTTTTATGCCACGATTTTGCAAGAACTTGATGATGTCCCATTATCCGCACCACCCAAACTTGCCTCACTTGATACACCTTTAATGCACCTCAAAAAAAGCGGTATCTTGGGGCTAGATTCTATCTTTGCTTGTATGCAGCTTGTGCGCTATTTTCTCTATCTCAAAATAAGGATTTTAGAATCCACCCCCTACACGCAAAAATGGCTTGATAAAATCGTTATTCCAAACGCGCTTAGCGATATACAAGAAATTTTTGATGATGAGGGCGAGTTAAAAGAAGGTATTTATCCTGATATTGACAATCTCAAATCCCACATCAAGCAAAACAAAATGCGTATAGACGAGCAAATGCGTCAGATTCTGCAAAAATCCGCTATCGCACCCTATCTCGTGGATCACAATGTGCATTATATTAATGAACACGAATGTTTGTTACTTAAAGCTGGATACAATCAAGTTATCAGCGGTATGGTGCTTGAACGCTCACACAATGGCTTTTTTTATCTCTTGCCAGATTCTATTATCACACTTAAAGAGAGGCAAAATACACTCAAAGACAGCTTGCAAGAAAGCTTATATAAGCTTTGTGCTACTCTATGCGCAACCTTACATAAACATATTCCTTTTTTGACTTTTCTTAACCACGCTTTTGATACCTTTGACCATATCTATGCGCGATTAAGCTTTGCCAAAGCCTATAATCTCTCATTTATCTATCAGTTAAGTAAGCAAAAAGATATTATCCTGCACGAGTTTTCCCACCCAACATTAGCCAATCCAAAGCCCATTAGTTTAGAATTTAACGCCCAAACGCTAATGATTACGGGTGTAAATGCAGGAGGGAAAACTATACTTCTAAAATCACTCCTTAGCGCGTGTTTTCTCACTAAATTTCTCATTCCGCTTAAAATCAACGCGCACCGCTCACAGATTCCATATTTTAAGCATATCGTAGCTATTCTCTCCGACCCACAAAATAGCAAAAATGATATTTCGACCTTTGCGGGGAGAATGCTTGAATTTAGCCAGATTCTAAACACACCCACTCTCCTACTTGGTATCGATGAAATCGAGCTAGGCACAGATGCGGACGAGGCGGCGAGTCTCTACAAGGTGCTTTTAGAGCATATAATGGCAAATGGCGCGCACATCGTGCTTACCACACATCATAAACATCTTGCAGCACTTATGGCGCATAATCCCAAAGTCCAGCTCTGTGCCGCAATGTATGATATACAAAACCAAAAACCACTCTTTAGTTTTCTTAAAGGTAGCATTGGCAAAAGCTATGCGTTTGAGAGTGCGGCGCGCTATGGTATCCCGCATACACTTATCCAACGCGCAAAAGAAGTGTATGGCGAAGATAAGGAACGGCTAAACGAACTTATCGAACGTTCAAGTGAGCTAGAAATTGCGCTTTTAGATAAACGCACAGAGCTAGATTCGCTCATAAAAAGTTATGAAAACAAAATTTTATCGCTTAAAGAACAAGAAGAGGCGCAAAGAGAAGCTTTTCTCAAACTACAACATCATCTAGAATCTACCTACCAAAACGCCACGCAAACACTTAAGAGTGCCCTAAAAGCAAAGGAATCTAAAGACATACACAAGGCTTTTAACAAGGCTCATCATATTTTACAAGATAAAATCACGGCAGAACCTCCCAAACTAGAATATTCACAAACTTTCAAAGTTGGCGATAGAGTAAAATATAAAAGTGCAAGAGGCAAAATCATAAGTATAAAGGGTGCAATGTGCTTTATTGAGCTTGACAATGGTGTGAAACTCAAGGAAAAATTAGTCAATCTCAAACCCCTAGGTGCTACTCCGCCCTCACCTCCCCCACAGACAAAAATTATGCTCTCACACACAAAAAGCGTAGGGGTAAGCTGCGATTTGCACGGAATGCGTGGTGATGAAGCAATAGATAAGCTCGATGAATTTCTATCCTCCGCGCTTATCGCCGGATACGACGAAGTGCTTGTATATCACGGCATTGGCAGCGGAATCTTAAGCAAACTTGTGTATGATTATCTCAAGTCTCACCCCAAAGTATTATCCTTTAGCGATGCACCCGCACAAATGGGCGGATTTGGCGCAAAGGTGATTAGGCTTTGAATCTTTTATATCAAATTTCGTTGGCATATAGGCTTGTTAAATAATCGCACAAGAGCATTTTTTGTCGCTATCGTTTGGATAAAATCCCCTAGATTTGTATATCCAGACATTACACAATGTATCGTGTAGGAAAAAAGCAAGAAGTGATTTGTTGCAACTTTTGCATTTGTATTAAGGATAATAAAATTCCTCAAAGCGAGTGTTTGCTCTACACAAGACAACATTTCTAGTTTTGTAGAGGGAGTTTTTTGTCTCGTATTTTTGTGAGAATACTTGATAATTTTTGTTTTAGCCATTTCATCTTTTAAAGCCTTTACATTGAGATGTTTCTTACATAAATTTGCTTATTTAAAAAATAATAAAGATAGATTCTACAATACGAGAAACATCATAGAATCTAAAAAATCTTATCGTTTGAGGTTAATCGCCTCTTTTAACAAATCATCGCCAGTTGTGAGGGCTTTTGCGTTCATCGAATAGCCCCTTTGCATTACAATAAGCTCTGTCAAGGCATTTCCCACATCAACATTGCTTGTTTCAAGGTGCTTATACAGCACAGAGCCATACTTAAGATTCAATCTATCCCAGCCGAGTATTGGGCGTCCGCTAATAGTATTTGCATTACCATTTACGACCATTTCAGTCATTTCAAAGAGATTTCCACCTACTTTTCTAAGTCCTTGATCATTGACAAAAGCCGCGATTCCCACACGCCCCATAGGCTCATACGCGCCATTATCAAACGCTAAGAAAATAATGCCGTCTTTATCAATTCTCACATCACGCAAATGCCCTTCAGCTCGTCCGTCCTGTTCCTTAGCCACCACACCAGAATCCCGATATACAAAATTAGAGCTTGGCACTTTGTCTGTCCCTGCGATATTATATATCACGCGCTTATCGCCAAATTCTAATTCCACAGGCTCTGCGATTGGCTTACCATCAGTGCCAAACTCTATATTATGCACGACAAAATCCGGGCTTACCATCACTTCGCCCTGCTGGTCAAAGATTGCTGAGCGCACTTCCCACTGCTCACCGCTTGGTGGCGTAGCGTTTGGATTATCAGAGGCTGTCATAAAATAATGGCTTTGTATAAGGAATTTCTTGCCACTCTCATCATAAATTTCCACATTGGTTTGATAACTTGGAATCTGTATAAACTCACTATGGAAGCTATCCCCGCGAATCTCCTGCCAACCGATTTTATCCACTTTTGGGTCGCTTGAGCCACTATCGATAATCTTGCGGTAAAGTTTGCCATCACGACTCACAATATCATCAAGTGCGTAATTCGTGCCTTGCGCGTATTCTGGCGGAAGCGAAGTCTGCATATCCGCGATTTCCTCCCAGTTGCCCTCACCTATGGGATTATTCCCAGCGTGCTCTGTGCGGCGGTAGATTTTGCCCTCACTCGCAACCATATCGCCTTCTAAATAGGTGGCATTCTCACTCCAATCGCTAATTGCGCTCGTATCTAAAATGCGCCAATTCTCCTTATCCTCAAATGGATTCTCGCTCTTGCCAAGCTCACCTGTGCGCATAAATACCACGCCCTTATATTGCACAATCGTATTTGGCTCATAGGCTTTATTTGCGTTGAAATTCACACCCACGCCACTACTAAAATGATCATTTTTACCTTTGAATCCTAACTTTTCAAACAAACTTCCGCCGAGTTCTAAATTAAGCTTTTTATAAGAATTATTTTTTAGTTCAAGGCTTACCTTCTCACCTACTTTATCATCAGCGCCCTTATTTATCACAAGCTCCAAGCCCACCTTATCAAGCAACAATTCCTTTAAATCGTTAAAAGTGCGAAACTCCAAAGCCTCTGCACCACCTTGCCCATATTTAAAGGTAAGCACTTCCTTGCGCCCTTCTTTATCAAGCGTGAGACGCACCTCATTATAACTTGGGGCATTGAGCGGCACATCATCGGCGGCAAAGGCATTAATGTCGGTATTCATAAAACGTTCTTCATCAAATTCGCCATTTGCATTTCTAAAGAATTTTGTCGCAGACGAAGCATTTTCATTTTTATTCAAATTCGTGCTTAAATCAACTCTTGTCGTAAGCACAGGGCGATAGTAAAGATTCTGTGGCACTTGCAAAGGTTTCAGCATACCTGAAGATAAGGCTTCTGTATCTTGTTCTTCACTTTGACTTGAAGTGAAAATATCATTTTCTATTTTACCCAAATCCACTCCATACATATAATATCCACTTGTATTGACAATATACCCCTCGCCATCACGCAAAAACGAGCCATCGCGTGTAAAATAATTTTTTTGCTTTTTCTCATAGCCATCATCTTTGATTTCAAATGAACCACTTTTTTGCTCACCTACAATAAACCAACCTTTGCCCTCATAAGCGACATTAAATTCACCATCACTTGCTTTATAGCTACCGCTACGAGTAGAAATAGCATTGCTTGATTTTGTTGCACCATAGTTCATATCGTTATTAATAGGAGAATCTGCATTAAGAGAATCCATATTACTAGCAAAAAGGCTTTCAAATTGTGGAATATTCTCTCTGTAACCAATGGTATTGACATTGGCAATATTGTTTGCAATAGAATCTAGCCCAAATTGATGCGTTTTTATACCACTATATCCATTGACTAAAGTCCCATTCATAGCCCGTGGTCCTTATTATAAAATTCAATCGCACTATCAAGCGGCAAGATCATATCACCCATTCGTAGCATAGGAGCACCTTTATCAAAAATAATGCTTTGCACCTCTCCTCTTCCCACACGAGCAGTATGATATTGCTTTGTGCCTTCATCAAGATTATACTCCGCGCGGATATTATAAGTGCCATCATCAACCTGCTTACCTTGATTATCCAAAGTATCCCAAGTAAATTCCAAATAGCCATTTTGATTTGCTCTATCTTTAAGTGAAATGCTTTTTACCATTTCATTGCTGCTATTAAAGATATGCACCATAGGTTCGCCCTTATTTGGGTCAATTTTTTGGTCAAAGTATATAGAAAATTTCACCGCCTTACCCCGCTCCACATTCACGCCAAAGACATCAGTTTCTGCGACTTTGCCTATCATTGACACCGTGTTGAGTGCATTCAGTTGAGCCGTAAGCACATTTGATTTTGCATTCTCTTGCATACCAAGATTCAAAGCTTCAAGGGATTCTTTCATTTGGGATTGAAATTCTTTAAGCTCTTTATTTGTTTCCTGCGTGCTTTTCATCGCCTCCGCCACTTCAACCATTGTCTTTTTATTTTGCTCCTGCATTTCAACCTGTGTGAGTTGGGCAGTTTGTGTG from Helicobacter typhlonius includes these protein-coding regions:
- a CDS encoding succinyldiaminopimelate transaminase yields the protein MLNHFESYPFEKLRALLANATPPENCEIFTLTIGEPQFPTPTNIIESWRQNAHLLNKYPKSSGEDELKNAQIQFLNKRYNLALSSHQIIPTFGTREVLFNFPQFYLYDMPSPTIAYPNPFYQIYEGAAIAAKAQIILMNLTEQNNFTPSLTAKDLEKVHLVILNSPNNPTGRILDMQALKEWVKKALEYDFVIINDECYSEIYESSPPPSILQASIQAGNAQFKNIIALNSISKRSSAPGLRSGFIAGDAEILKAYNLYRTYLGCALPLPLQKAAAVAWKDMQTPESIRHIYAKNLALAREILELSTGQISPYTFYVWLKVDNDEAFCKFAYEKKGVLTLPGSYLGRENQGKGYVRIALVYDNNTTKKALLALKEAIKLYKQEHK
- the murC gene encoding UDP-N-acetylmuramate--L-alanine ligase; the encoded protein is MKIHFIGIGGIGISGLAKYLRAQGIEVSGSDIAEGNATKYLRAQGVPIHIPHSAAAITNQDVVIHSAIIKPDNIEVQEAIKKGIKVLSRKEAIASILKEKRVFSVCGAHGKSTTSAILSAILPQFGAIIGADSKEFGSNVRETKSESIVFEADESDKSFLNSNPYCAIIPNAEPEHMESYNHDLKEFYGAYYEFICKAKKRILNLSDPYLQSLTGIESITLCPDKDIKDIRFNLHNDEPQTTFSLKNYGEFSVWGFGEHMAQNASLAILCALDELGDSALPQIKENLKNFKGIKKRFDILTKGATTIIDDYAHHPTEILATLKSVAIYNSLKPHNKVIAIWQPHKYSRVLDNLQAFIDCFHNACDELVILPVWKAGEAHIDIDFASLFAHYNPTFATHLKRENSQIHLYDGDNLIKTLQNALIIGLGAGDITYQLRGEK
- a CDS encoding endonuclease MutS2 is translated as MPTQEYQTLITRLDLSAFLEQFQAYFARTKGFIFNGDRQFYATILQELDDVPLSAPPKLASLDTPLMHLKKSGILGLDSIFACMQLVRYFLYLKIRILESTPYTQKWLDKIVIPNALSDIQEIFDDEGELKEGIYPDIDNLKSHIKQNKMRIDEQMRQILQKSAIAPYLVDHNVHYINEHECLLLKAGYNQVISGMVLERSHNGFFYLLPDSIITLKERQNTLKDSLQESLYKLCATLCATLHKHIPFLTFLNHAFDTFDHIYARLSFAKAYNLSFIYQLSKQKDIILHEFSHPTLANPKPISLEFNAQTLMITGVNAGGKTILLKSLLSACFLTKFLIPLKINAHRSQIPYFKHIVAILSDPQNSKNDISTFAGRMLEFSQILNTPTLLLGIDEIELGTDADEAASLYKVLLEHIMANGAHIVLTTHHKHLAALMAHNPKVQLCAAMYDIQNQKPLFSFLKGSIGKSYAFESAARYGIPHTLIQRAKEVYGEDKERLNELIERSSELEIALLDKRTELDSLIKSYENKILSLKEQEEAQREAFLKLQHHLESTYQNATQTLKSALKAKESKDIHKAFNKAHHILQDKITAEPPKLEYSQTFKVGDRVKYKSARGKIISIKGAMCFIELDNGVKLKEKLVNLKPLGATPPSPPPQTKIMLSHTKSVGVSCDLHGMRGDEAIDKLDEFLSSALIAGYDEVLVYHGIGSGILSKLVYDYLKSHPKVLSFSDAPAQMGGFGAKVIRL
- a CDS encoding flagellar hook-basal body complex protein; translated protein: MNGTLVNGYSGIKTHQFGLDSIANNIANVNTIGYRENIPQFESLFASNMDSLNADSPINNDMNYGATKSSNAISTRSGSYKASDGEFNVAYEGKGWFIVGEQKSGSFEIKDDGYEKKQKNYFTRDGSFLRDGEGYIVNTSGYYMYGVDLGKIENDIFTSSQSEEQDTEALSSGMLKPLQVPQNLYYRPVLTTRVDLSTNLNKNENASSATKFFRNANGEFDEERFMNTDINAFAADDVPLNAPSYNEVRLTLDKEGRKEVLTFKYGQGGAEALEFRTFNDLKELLLDKVGLELVINKGADDKVGEKVSLELKNNSYKKLNLELGGSLFEKLGFKGKNDHFSSGVGVNFNANKAYEPNTIVQYKGVVFMRTGELGKSENPFEDKENWRILDTSAISDWSENATYLEGDMVASEGKIYRRTEHAGNNPIGEGNWEEIADMQTSLPPEYAQGTNYALDDIVSRDGKLYRKIIDSGSSDPKVDKIGWQEIRGDSFHSEFIQIPSYQTNVEIYDESGKKFLIQSHYFMTASDNPNATPPSGEQWEVRSAIFDQQGEVMVSPDFVVHNIEFGTDGKPIAEPVELEFGDKRVIYNIAGTDKVPSSNFVYRDSGVVAKEQDGRAEGHLRDVRIDKDGIIFLAFDNGAYEPMGRVGIAAFVNDQGLRKVGGNLFEMTEMVVNGNANTISGRPILGWDRLNLKYGSVLYKHLETSNVDVGNALTELIVMQRGYSMNAKALTTGDDLLKEAINLKR
- the flgD gene encoding flagellar hook assembly protein FlgD, which gives rise to MAVDLAEVTGSAAKIAKEKEKVRNINELDNDAFMRLFLEQLKNQDPTAPMETDKIITQTAQLTQVEMQEQNKKTMVEVAEAMKSTQETNKELKEFQSQMKESLEALNLGMQENAKSNVLTAQLNALNTVSMIGKVAETDVFGVNVERGKAVKFSIYFDQKIDPNKGEPMVHIFNSSNEMVKSISLKDRANQNGYLEFTWDTLDNQGKQVDDGTYNIRAEYNLDEGTKQYHTARVGRGEVQSIIFDKGAPMLRMGDMILPLDSAIEFYNKDHGL